From Halotia branconii CENA392, the proteins below share one genomic window:
- the psb34 gene encoding photosystem II assembly protein Psb34, whose translation MPYTSEEGGRLNNFAQEPKVYQAEPPTEGQKRNYIILGVAATALVGGLIFVAFSVSNVS comes from the coding sequence ATGCCCTATACAAGCGAAGAAGGCGGTCGCCTGAATAATTTTGCCCAAGAACCAAAGGTTTACCAAGCAGAACCCCCTACAGAGGGACAAAAACGTAATTATATTATCTTGGGAGTCGCCGCTACAGCTTTGGTTGGCGGCTTAATTTTTGTTGCCTTCTCTGTTTCTAATGTCAGTTAA
- the thiO gene encoding glycine oxidase ThiO — MTSDILIIGGGVIGLAIAVELKLRGANVTVLCRDFQAAATHAAAGMLAPDAEQIPDDAMGCLCRRSRSLYPEWTRKLEELTSLNTNYWSCGSLTPIYEQKNNNGSLLPSSRESPAYWLDQTAIHQYQPGLGKEIIGGWWYPEDAQVDNRALANVLGTAAESLGVELKDGITVEAFIQQQKQVIGVQTSAGVIHAGHYVLATGAWSNELLPLPVQPRKGQMLSVRVPEFVPELPLKRVLFGEDVYIVPRRDRIIIGATSEDVGFTPNNTPAGIQTLLQQAIRLYPQLQNYPIQELWWGFRPTTPDELPILGTSHCQNLTLATGHHRNGILLAPATAALIADLIWEQKSDSLLSHFHYSRFHTQSSTSMLTHSANFTNGHRSAISQFSTLDSPLIIAGKTFQSRLMTGTGKYRTVEEMQQSVVASGCEIVTVAVRRVQTKAPGHEGLAEALDWTKIWMLPNTAGCQTAEEAIRVARLGREMAKLLGQEDNNFVKLEVIPDPKYLLPDPIGTLQAAEQLVKEGFAVLPYINADPMLAKRLEDIGCATVMPLASPIGSGQGLKTTANIQIIIENAGIPVVVDAGIGSPSEAAQAMELGADALLINSAIALAKNPAAMAHAMNLAAVAGRLAYLAGRMPMKDYASASSPLSGTITS, encoded by the coding sequence ATGACTAGTGACATTTTAATTATTGGTGGCGGCGTTATTGGCTTGGCGATCGCCGTTGAACTTAAATTGCGCGGGGCAAACGTCACCGTGCTTTGCCGTGATTTTCAAGCTGCTGCCACTCATGCTGCTGCTGGGATGTTAGCACCAGATGCGGAACAAATTCCAGATGACGCAATGGGTTGTTTGTGTAGGCGATCGCGTTCATTATATCCAGAGTGGACGCGCAAACTAGAAGAATTGACCAGTTTAAATACTAATTACTGGTCTTGCGGCAGCTTAACACCCATTTATGAACAGAAAAATAATAATGGTTCTTTGCTGCCATCCTCGCGTGAATCCCCTGCTTACTGGTTAGATCAAACTGCAATTCATCAATATCAACCAGGATTAGGAAAAGAAATAATTGGTGGCTGGTGGTATCCAGAAGATGCCCAAGTTGATAACCGCGCCTTAGCAAATGTACTTGGGACTGCGGCTGAATCTCTGGGTGTTGAACTTAAAGATGGCATTACAGTAGAAGCATTTATACAACAACAAAAACAAGTCATCGGTGTACAAACCAGCGCTGGAGTAATTCATGCTGGTCATTATGTATTAGCCACAGGTGCTTGGTCAAATGAATTATTACCGCTACCCGTGCAACCTCGAAAAGGGCAAATGTTGAGTGTGCGAGTGCCGGAATTTGTACCAGAATTGCCTTTAAAGCGGGTTTTGTTTGGAGAGGATGTTTATATCGTACCCAGACGCGATCGCATCATCATTGGCGCAACTAGTGAAGATGTTGGCTTTACCCCCAATAATACCCCCGCAGGGATTCAAACTTTACTCCAACAAGCCATCCGTTTATATCCCCAATTACAAAATTATCCCATCCAAGAATTGTGGTGGGGATTTCGCCCCACTACCCCCGATGAATTACCCATCCTTGGCACTAGCCATTGTCAAAATTTAACTTTGGCCACAGGTCATCACCGCAATGGTATTTTGCTTGCACCCGCCACCGCAGCATTGATTGCTGATTTGATCTGGGAACAAAAATCTGATTCTTTATTATCTCATTTCCACTATTCTCGCTTTCACACTCAATCATCTACCTCCATGCTGACCCACTCTGCTAATTTCACCAACGGACATCGTTCTGCGATATCTCAATTTTCCACTTTAGATTCTCCACTAATTATTGCTGGTAAAACTTTCCAATCGCGCCTGATGACAGGAACAGGTAAATACCGCACCGTTGAGGAAATGCAGCAAAGTGTTGTTGCTAGTGGTTGCGAAATTGTCACCGTGGCAGTGCGGCGGGTACAAACAAAAGCACCGGGACATGAGGGTTTAGCCGAAGCCCTAGATTGGACAAAAATTTGGATGTTGCCGAATACCGCCGGTTGTCAAACCGCAGAAGAAGCAATTCGTGTAGCCCGTTTGGGGCGAGAAATGGCGAAATTATTAGGACAGGAAGATAACAACTTTGTCAAGCTAGAAGTAATACCCGATCCTAAATATTTACTTCCTGATCCGATTGGGACATTGCAAGCCGCAGAACAATTAGTTAAAGAAGGTTTTGCGGTATTGCCCTATATTAATGCTGACCCGATGTTAGCCAAACGTCTAGAAGATATCGGCTGTGCCACAGTCATGCCTTTAGCTTCACCCATTGGTTCGGGACAAGGATTGAAGACAACTGCTAATATCCAAATCATCATTGAAAATGCTGGTATCCCAGTGGTAGTAGATGCTGGGATTGGTTCGCCATCAGAAGCCGCCCAGGCGATGGAATTGGGGGCAGATGCCTTATTGATTAATAGTGCGATCGCTTTAGCCAAAAATCCCGCAGCAATGGCTCATGCGATGAATTTAGCAGCAGTTGCCGGACGCTTGGCATATCTTGCCGGCAGAATGCCAATGAAAGACTATGCAAGTGCTAGTTCACCACTCAGCGGTACTATTACTAGCTAG
- a CDS encoding 2Fe-2S iron-sulfur cluster-binding protein — protein sequence MPKIITQEKTIECVRGANLRQILLQNGIDLYNGGAKVINCRGIGSCGTCAVKVDGEVSAANWRDKVRRSLPPHSPTRDLRLACQTQVMGDVTVTKFDGFWGQGSQLG from the coding sequence ATGCCCAAGATAATAACTCAAGAAAAAACTATTGAGTGCGTTCGCGGAGCTAATTTACGCCAAATTTTGCTGCAAAATGGTATTGACCTCTACAATGGCGGTGCTAAAGTAATAAACTGTCGAGGAATTGGCAGCTGTGGTACTTGTGCGGTCAAGGTAGACGGTGAAGTCTCTGCGGCGAATTGGCGTGACAAAGTGCGACGTTCGCTTCCTCCCCATTCTCCTACAAGAGACCTGCGTTTAGCCTGTCAAACTCAGGTTATGGGCGATGTGACAGTGACAAAATTTGACGGATTTTGGGGTCAAGGTTCTCAGTTAGGATAA
- the cimA gene encoding citramalate synthase, whose product MTTKPSPQIWLYDTTLRDGTQREGLSVSIEDKLRIAKRLDQLGVPFIEGGWPGANPKDVQFFWQLQEDPLKQSEIVAFCSTRRPNTTAAAEPMLQAILTAGTRWVTIFGKSWDLHVTASLKTSLEENLAMIRDTVEYFCSQGRRVIYDAEHWFDGYKHNLDYALQTLEAAIAGGAEWLVLCDTNGGTLPQEVSQSVQAVNSHLSLVVGQESMTIPQIGIHTHNDSDMAVANALAAVMAGARMVQGTINGYGERCGNANLCSLIPNLQLKLGYSCIGEHQLNQLTEVSRFVSEVVNLAPDEHAPFVGRSAFAHKGGIHVSAVERNPLTYEHIQPEQVGNHRRIVISEQSGLSNVLAKARTFGIELDKQTPEARQILQRLKDLESQGYQFEAAEASFALLMYEALGGRQQFFEIKGFQVHCDLVEGKETNNALATVKVAVSGKNILEAAEGNGPVAALDAALRKALVNFYPQLATFELTDYKVRIIDGHTGTAAKTRVLAESGNGYQRWTTVGVSTNILAASYQAVVEGLEYGLLLHSQAETALKVSS is encoded by the coding sequence ATGACCACAAAACCCTCACCTCAAATTTGGCTCTATGACACCACATTACGGGATGGCACTCAACGCGAAGGGTTATCAGTTTCTATAGAAGATAAGTTACGCATTGCCAAAAGACTCGATCAATTGGGAGTTCCTTTTATTGAAGGTGGTTGGCCGGGTGCTAATCCTAAGGATGTTCAGTTTTTCTGGCAATTGCAAGAAGATCCGCTTAAACAATCAGAAATTGTGGCATTTTGTTCAACTCGACGACCCAACACTACTGCTGCTGCCGAACCGATGCTACAAGCAATCTTGACTGCGGGTACGCGTTGGGTGACAATTTTTGGCAAATCTTGGGATTTACACGTCACAGCAAGTCTTAAGACGAGTTTAGAAGAAAACTTGGCTATGATCCGCGATACTGTCGAGTATTTCTGCTCGCAAGGGCGGCGCGTGATCTATGATGCAGAACACTGGTTTGATGGCTATAAGCACAATCTTGATTATGCTTTACAGACATTAGAAGCTGCGATCGCAGGTGGTGCTGAATGGCTAGTACTTTGTGATACAAATGGCGGTACATTGCCCCAGGAGGTCAGCCAATCTGTTCAAGCAGTCAATAGTCATTTATCACTTGTTGTTGGTCAAGAATCAATGACAATTCCCCAAATCGGCATCCATACTCATAATGATTCGGATATGGCCGTAGCCAATGCCTTAGCTGCCGTGATGGCAGGGGCAAGAATGGTACAAGGTACAATTAACGGTTATGGTGAACGTTGTGGTAATGCTAACCTTTGTTCGTTAATACCTAATTTACAACTGAAGCTAGGTTACAGTTGTATCGGAGAACACCAGCTAAATCAACTTACAGAAGTTAGTCGCTTTGTCAGTGAAGTAGTAAATCTTGCCCCTGATGAACACGCACCCTTTGTAGGACGTTCGGCTTTTGCCCATAAAGGTGGTATTCATGTTTCCGCAGTAGAACGTAATCCCCTGACTTACGAACACATTCAACCAGAACAAGTCGGTAATCATCGCCGCATCGTCATTTCCGAACAATCGGGACTCAGCAATGTTTTAGCGAAAGCCCGTACTTTTGGGATTGAGTTGGATAAACAAACCCCAGAAGCCCGACAAATTCTCCAACGCCTCAAAGATTTAGAAAGTCAAGGATATCAATTTGAAGCAGCAGAGGCTAGTTTTGCCCTATTGATGTATGAAGCTTTAGGCGGCCGTCAGCAGTTCTTTGAAATCAAAGGTTTTCAAGTTCACTGTGACTTGGTTGAGGGCAAAGAAACTAACAATGCTTTAGCTACAGTCAAAGTAGCCGTCAGTGGCAAGAATATTTTGGAAGCAGCAGAAGGTAACGGCCCTGTTGCAGCATTGGATGCCGCCTTACGTAAGGCTTTGGTGAACTTTTATCCCCAACTTGCCACTTTTGAATTAACAGACTACAAAGTGCGGATTATTGACGGACATACAGGCACAGCTGCGAAAACCCGCGTACTGGCAGAATCAGGTAATGGTTATCAACGATGGACGACTGTAGGAGTTTCGACTAATATCCTGGCAGCTTCTTATCAAGCAGTAGTAGAGGGATTGGAATATGGTTTGTTGTTACATTCTCAAGCCGAAACTGCGTTGAAAGTTTCTAGTTGA
- a CDS encoding IS1380 family transposase yields MTPTFTDRTPKQFKFSGEKSHPIVVNFQGGTVTSDAGLSLIAEIDRKLEITSKFAQCFQDYRQPNRVDHSIESLIKQRIYGLVMGYEDLNDHEELRQDPMFALAVLKTMGIEDEPTILAGKSTLNRLEHCPEDVEQGADSRYHKIGHCPSEIESLFVKIFLESHAKEPRQIILDLDVTDDLVHGSQEQVFFNTYYGGYCYAPLYIFCGKHLLAAKLRPSNVDPAFGALSELQRVIKQIRQQWKNVEILVRGDSAYSRDDIMTWCESQPGLDYVFGLAQNSRLIGMTTTIQSRASLEFEQKLSTAVSFLETVFKPDEQLPRLACDLIDNSIWYKSLDYQTRESWSRSRRVVCKVEYGAKGTNIRFVVTTLATNKVPPSQLYKQKYCQRGEMENRFKEQQLELFSDRTSTHTFPGNQLRLWFSSLAYVLMNALRQKCLTKTELQNATVGTIRTKLLKLGALITVNTRCILIAITSSCPYKNIFATAHRRLRMLTNTA; encoded by the coding sequence ATGACCCCGACTTTCACAGATCGTACACCAAAACAATTCAAATTCTCCGGGGAAAAATCACACCCGATTGTAGTTAATTTTCAGGGTGGGACGGTAACATCGGATGCAGGATTAAGCTTAATTGCGGAAATAGACAGAAAATTAGAAATCACATCAAAATTTGCACAGTGTTTCCAAGATTACCGTCAACCAAATCGAGTTGACCATTCAATAGAGAGTTTAATTAAACAACGTATATACGGGTTGGTCATGGGATATGAAGACTTAAATGACCACGAGGAATTACGTCAAGACCCGATGTTTGCTCTAGCAGTGTTAAAAACAATGGGAATAGAGGATGAACCAACAATATTGGCAGGAAAAAGTACATTAAATCGGCTGGAACATTGTCCAGAAGATGTGGAACAAGGAGCAGACAGCCGTTACCATAAAATTGGGCATTGTCCATCAGAAATTGAAAGCTTATTTGTCAAAATATTTCTAGAATCTCACGCCAAAGAACCAAGGCAAATTATTTTGGATCTAGATGTAACCGATGATTTAGTACACGGTTCGCAGGAGCAAGTTTTCTTCAACACTTATTATGGAGGATACTGCTATGCTCCACTTTATATATTTTGTGGAAAACATCTATTAGCAGCCAAACTGCGCCCTTCTAATGTAGACCCAGCATTTGGGGCGTTATCAGAATTACAAAGAGTCATTAAACAAATACGTCAACAATGGAAGAATGTTGAGATTCTAGTACGTGGAGATAGTGCCTATTCTAGGGACGATATTATGACGTGGTGTGAATCACAGCCCGGTTTAGATTATGTTTTTGGATTAGCGCAAAATAGTCGTTTAATTGGGATGACTACGACGATTCAAAGTAGAGCCTCACTTGAGTTTGAGCAGAAATTATCAACAGCAGTTTCGTTTTTGGAAACAGTATTTAAACCAGATGAACAGCTTCCAAGGCTTGCTTGTGACTTGATTGATAACTCAATTTGGTATAAGTCATTAGACTATCAAACTCGTGAATCTTGGAGTCGTAGTCGTCGTGTTGTTTGTAAGGTTGAATATGGAGCAAAGGGGACTAATATTCGTTTTGTTGTAACAACTCTTGCTACCAATAAAGTACCACCTAGTCAACTATATAAACAAAAATATTGTCAGCGAGGGGAGATGGAAAATCGTTTTAAAGAACAACAACTAGAACTTTTTAGTGATAGAACAAGCACCCACACATTTCCAGGGAACCAATTACGTTTATGGTTTTCTTCTTTAGCTTACGTTTTGATGAATGCTTTGCGCCAAAAATGTTTAACTAAAACTGAATTACAAAATGCTACTGTTGGAACTATTCGTACCAAGTTATTGAAGTTAGGAGCTTTAATTACTGTAAATACACGCTGTATTTTAATTGCAATTACTAGTTCTTGCCCATACAAAAATATCTTTGCTACTGCTCATAGACGTTTAAGAATGCTGACTAATACTGCTTAA
- a CDS encoding TRC40/GET3/ArsA family transport-energizing ATPase, which translates to MRVILMTGKGGVGKTSVAAATGLRCAELGYRTLVLSTDPAHSLADSFDLEMGHAPKEIRPNLWGAELDALQELEGNWGAVKRYITQVLQARGLEGVQAEELAILPGMDEIFGLVRMKRHYDEGEFDVLIIDSAPTGTALRLLSLPEVGGWYMRRFYKPFQNISVALRPLVEPLFRPIAGFSLPDREVMDAPYEFYEQIEALEKVLTDNTQTSVRLVTNPEKMVIKESLRAHAYLSLYNVATDLVVANRIIPSEVKDPFFQRWKENQQQYRQEIHDNFHPLPIKEVPLFSEEMCGLAALERLKETLYPDEDPTQVYYQETTIRVVQEQNQYSLELYLPGIPKDQVTLNKTGDELNITIGNHRRNLVLPQALAALQPSGAKMEEDYLKIRFTDHVKV; encoded by the coding sequence ATGCGCGTAATTTTAATGACCGGGAAAGGTGGCGTAGGAAAAACCTCCGTTGCGGCGGCTACTGGACTGCGTTGTGCAGAACTTGGCTATCGCACATTAGTTTTGAGTACAGACCCCGCCCACTCCTTGGCAGACAGTTTTGATTTAGAGATGGGACACGCACCTAAAGAGATTCGTCCCAATTTGTGGGGTGCAGAACTAGATGCGCTGCAAGAGTTAGAGGGAAATTGGGGTGCTGTAAAGCGCTATATTACTCAAGTTTTACAAGCTAGAGGTTTAGAAGGAGTTCAAGCAGAAGAGTTGGCAATTTTGCCAGGGATGGATGAGATTTTTGGCTTAGTCAGGATGAAACGCCACTATGACGAAGGAGAGTTTGATGTCTTGATTATTGACTCCGCCCCTACTGGCACAGCATTACGTCTGCTAAGCTTACCAGAAGTTGGCGGCTGGTATATGCGCCGTTTTTACAAACCATTTCAAAACATCTCGGTAGCACTTCGACCACTGGTTGAACCTTTGTTTAGGCCAATTGCCGGTTTTTCTTTACCAGATAGAGAGGTAATGGATGCACCTTATGAGTTTTACGAACAAATTGAAGCTCTAGAAAAGGTGTTAACCGATAATACTCAAACTTCAGTGCGCTTGGTGACTAATCCAGAAAAGATGGTAATTAAAGAGTCTCTGCGCGCTCACGCTTATTTGAGTTTATATAATGTAGCAACAGATTTAGTAGTAGCTAATCGCATTATTCCTAGCGAAGTCAAAGATCCATTTTTCCAACGTTGGAAGGAAAATCAACAGCAATATCGCCAAGAAATCCACGATAACTTTCACCCTCTGCCTATAAAAGAAGTTCCGCTTTTTTCGGAAGAAATGTGTGGTTTAGCAGCCTTAGAACGGTTAAAAGAAACACTCTATCCAGATGAAGATCCAACCCAAGTTTATTACCAAGAAACGACTATTAGAGTTGTGCAAGAACAGAACCAATATAGCTTGGAACTTTATTTACCTGGCATCCCTAAAGATCAGGTTACTCTAAATAAAACTGGTGATGAATTAAACATCACTATTGGCAACCATCGCCGTAATTTGGTTTTACCCCAAGCATTAGCAGCACTACAACCCTCAGGTGCAAAAATGGAAGAAGATTATCTCAAAATCCGCTTTACTGATCATGTAAAAGTTTAG
- a CDS encoding GAF domain-containing protein produces the protein MSLIAQSNLRANLDQESVLRRITNRIRQTLELEEILTTTTAEVCALLGTDRVMIYKFHADASGQVVAESIYGNSLPSLLGLNFPADDIPPHARELFIKSRVRSVVNVDMQQIGHSPLNNSQTEEPLSGNINYRPLDSCHAEYLTAMGVKSTLVAPIFHQDQLWGLLVSHNAKTRFISESELEAVQMVVEQLSVAIAQSNLFTQARAKAEREAIINRIATLLHSLPTIVLQPALEAAVAALGGSGGRLCIRNEAFNLDHGSFKSLPECLIPGNNCVKVYVCGQQPLMPEQTIYPLIEQYSAWQEYYKSGEYDIWAVSDIYQTAKLRILQATFQPTKIRSLLMIPLHYRQQLIGYLSIFRNEIDTETLWAGQFDPDQRQLYPRLSFDVWRESKTAQAQQWTVEEVDLAREISKHFASAIQQYELYQQVQTFNDNLEKQVKNRTLELQRTSEQQQAVFGVIAKIRESLDTNMIFQTTTREVCKLIKADRVSVYRFNADWGGEFVGDFEAANPHWSNDSKLGVNTVWNDTYLQDTQGGRYRYNETFAVDDIYKQGFNQCHIDNLEYFQIHAFVLAPIFVGQKLWGLLTTYQHSGSRQWKSSEVNFLSQIAGQLGVALQQAGLLMQTQEQTLDLQQAAEQQRVLFEVVAKIRKSLDLEAIFKTTTQEICQSLQADRVAVYRFHPDWSGEFIAEFVGEGWMKLVTVDMNTVWQDTYLQETQGGRYRHNETFAVDDIYQAGHSECHVALLEQCQVRAYAIAPIFIGQQLWGLLVAYQNSAPRHWEDSEIKFIAQIGNQLGVALQQAELLTQTQQQAQDLTQALHELQETQTQLIQSEKMSSLGQLVAGVAHEINNPVNFIYGNLAHVNEYAEDLLSILDLYQQHCPNPSPEILERSQEVDLEFATEDLPKTLSSMKIGVDRIRQIVMSLRNFSRLDEAEMKTVNIHEGIDSTLLILQHRLKAKSESPSIEVIKEYGDLPLVECYAGQLNQVFMNVLSNAIDALENYEQDESKSHYHQITIRTHLGELKDNIKSVVIHISDNGKGIPEAVKKKVFDPFFTTKPVGKGTGLGLSISYQIVVDKHSGIFKCDSQPGIGTEFWIEIPICHFAANF, from the coding sequence ATGTCCCTGATCGCTCAATCAAACTTGCGGGCAAATCTGGATCAAGAAAGTGTATTGCGTCGTATTACAAATCGTATTCGTCAGACACTAGAGTTAGAGGAGATTCTCACGACAACCACGGCAGAAGTCTGTGCATTGCTGGGAACTGACCGAGTCATGATTTACAAATTTCACGCTGATGCTAGCGGTCAGGTCGTGGCTGAATCTATATATGGCAATAGCTTACCGTCGCTGCTGGGACTCAACTTTCCGGCTGATGATATTCCGCCTCATGCCCGTGAACTATTTATCAAGTCACGGGTACGCTCTGTTGTTAATGTCGATATGCAGCAGATTGGTCACAGTCCCCTGAATAACTCACAAACAGAAGAGCCTTTATCAGGAAATATCAATTATCGACCTTTAGACTCATGCCATGCCGAATATCTAACAGCAATGGGTGTCAAGTCTACTTTAGTAGCACCTATTTTTCATCAAGATCAACTTTGGGGACTTTTGGTATCTCATAACGCCAAAACTCGTTTTATTTCCGAATCTGAACTAGAAGCAGTGCAGATGGTAGTAGAGCAATTGTCAGTAGCGATCGCCCAAAGCAATCTCTTCACCCAAGCCCGCGCTAAAGCCGAACGAGAAGCTATCATTAATCGCATTGCCACCCTACTGCATTCATTACCTACAATTGTTCTACAGCCAGCCTTAGAAGCAGCAGTAGCTGCCTTAGGCGGTTCTGGCGGCAGACTTTGCATTAGAAATGAAGCCTTTAATCTCGATCATGGCAGTTTCAAAAGCTTACCAGAATGTTTAATACCTGGGAATAACTGTGTCAAGGTTTACGTCTGTGGGCAACAACCTTTGATGCCAGAACAAACAATATATCCACTAATAGAACAATATAGCGCTTGGCAAGAATATTATAAGTCTGGTGAATATGATATTTGGGCAGTTTCAGACATATATCAAACTGCAAAATTACGAATTTTACAGGCAACTTTTCAACCAACAAAAATTCGTAGCCTGTTAATGATTCCATTGCACTATCGTCAGCAGTTAATCGGCTATCTCAGTATATTCCGCAACGAAATAGACACAGAAACTTTATGGGCAGGTCAATTTGACCCCGATCAAAGGCAACTGTATCCTCGTTTGTCATTTGATGTTTGGCGCGAATCTAAAACTGCACAAGCTCAACAATGGACTGTTGAAGAGGTTGATCTGGCTAGAGAAATTAGTAAACATTTTGCCTCGGCAATTCAGCAGTATGAACTATATCAACAAGTACAAACCTTCAATGACAATTTAGAAAAACAAGTTAAAAATCGCACATTGGAACTGCAACGCACATCTGAACAACAACAGGCCGTTTTTGGAGTTATTGCTAAGATTCGTGAGTCTCTTGACACCAATATGATTTTTCAAACAACCACTAGAGAAGTTTGTAAATTAATTAAAGCCGATCGCGTTTCTGTTTATCGCTTCAATGCTGATTGGGGTGGGGAATTTGTCGGTGATTTTGAGGCTGCTAATCCACACTGGTCAAATGACTCCAAATTAGGTGTGAATACGGTTTGGAATGACACTTACTTACAAGATACACAAGGAGGACGTTACCGCTACAATGAAACCTTTGCAGTAGATGACATCTACAAACAAGGATTTAATCAGTGTCATATCGACAACCTAGAATATTTTCAAATTCATGCTTTTGTGCTTGCGCCGATTTTTGTTGGGCAGAAACTTTGGGGTTTGCTAACAACTTATCAGCATTCTGGGTCACGCCAATGGAAATCTTCTGAAGTTAACTTTCTTAGCCAGATTGCTGGTCAATTGGGGGTAGCACTCCAACAAGCTGGATTACTTATGCAAACACAAGAGCAGACATTAGATTTGCAGCAAGCAGCAGAGCAACAACGCGTACTATTTGAAGTTGTTGCAAAAATCCGGAAATCTCTAGATCTAGAGGCGATTTTTAAAACTACTACCCAAGAAATTTGTCAATCGCTGCAAGCAGACCGCGTTGCTGTCTACCGCTTTCATCCAGATTGGAGTGGTGAGTTTATTGCTGAATTTGTCGGTGAAGGCTGGATGAAATTGGTAACTGTAGATATGAATACAGTTTGGCAAGATACTTATTTGCAAGAAACCCAAGGTGGGCGATATCGCCATAATGAAACCTTTGCAGTGGATGACATTTATCAAGCTGGTCACTCTGAATGTCATGTAGCACTTTTGGAGCAATGTCAAGTTAGGGCTTATGCGATCGCTCCAATTTTTATTGGGCAACAACTTTGGGGTTTACTAGTAGCTTATCAAAACTCTGCACCCCGTCACTGGGAAGACTCAGAAATTAAATTTATTGCTCAGATTGGCAACCAGTTGGGGGTAGCACTTCAACAAGCTGAACTACTCACCCAGACGCAGCAACAAGCGCAAGATTTAACTCAAGCTTTACATGAATTGCAAGAAACTCAAACTCAATTGATCCAAAGTGAAAAAATGTCCAGCTTGGGTCAGTTAGTAGCAGGTGTAGCCCACGAAATTAATAACCCTGTAAACTTTATTTATGGCAACCTTGCCCATGTCAATGAATACGCTGAAGATTTACTTAGCATACTAGATCTTTATCAACAGCATTGCCCAAACCCCAGCCCTGAAATTCTAGAACGCTCACAAGAAGTTGATTTAGAATTTGCCACTGAGGATTTACCCAAAACTTTATCTTCCATGAAGATTGGAGTTGATCGCATCCGTCAAATCGTCATGTCCTTACGGAATTTCTCTCGTCTTGATGAAGCTGAAATGAAGACGGTGAATATTCACGAGGGCATTGATAGCACACTGTTGATTTTACAACATCGCTTAAAAGCAAAATCGGAAAGCCCTAGCATTGAAGTCATTAAAGAGTACGGTGATTTGCCTTTAGTAGAATGCTATGCTGGACAATTGAATCAGGTGTTTATGAATGTTTTGAGCAATGCGATCGATGCTCTAGAAAACTATGAACAGGATGAATCAAAATCTCATTACCATCAAATTACTATCCGCACACATCTTGGAGAACTGAAAGACAATATTAAAAGTGTAGTGATTCACATTAGCGACAACGGCAAAGGCATTCCAGAAGCTGTCAAGAAAAAAGTATTTGATCCGTTTTTTACTACTAAGCCAGTAGGAAAAGGTACTGGCTTAGGACTATCAATTAGTTACCAGATTGTGGTAGATAAGCACAGTGGTATTTTTAAATGTGATTCGCAACCAGGAATAGGCACAGAGTTCTGGATTGAAATCCCCATTTGCCATTTCGCTGCTAATTTCTAA